In Primulina eburnea isolate SZY01 chromosome 14, ASM2296580v1, whole genome shotgun sequence, the following proteins share a genomic window:
- the LOC140813224 gene encoding LOW QUALITY PROTEIN: uncharacterized protein (The sequence of the model RefSeq protein was modified relative to this genomic sequence to represent the inferred CDS: inserted 1 base in 1 codon; deleted 1 base in 1 codon), producing MPAPLRNHYFTCHNNIIFSYTFLLIISSLLFFSCFCIDEQGQALLAWRNSLSVSTNVLQSWNSSDRYPCKWFGIYCNSNGDVVKIIMKAVDLRGQLPSNFQSLKFLNTLILSSVNLTGAIPKEVGDYHELVVIDISANAISGDIPVEICMLSKLQELNLNTNLLDGSIPFEIGNLSSLRSLMLFDNQLNGEIPKSVGKMSNLEAFRAGGNQNLKGELPWEIGNCSNLVVLGLAETGISGSLPSSIGMLKKLQTIAIYTSLLSGPIPESICNCSDLQNLYLYQNSITGSIPRRIGELRMLQNLLLWQNSMVGTIPWEIGSCSDLRVIDLSENLLTGSIPTSFGQVSKLEELQLSVNQLSGTIPTEITNCAALTHLEVDNNGISGQIPAQIGKLTRLNLFFAWKNNLTGGIPESLSNCENLQALDLSYNKLFGPIPRKIFALTNLTKLLLISNNLSGFIPPDIGNCTNLYRFRVSDNSLGGTIPSEIGNLKTLSFLDMSNNQLEGGIPPSISGCQKLEFLDFHSNALTGPLPDEFPKNLQFVDVSGNRLTGTLSPKIGSLTELTKLNIGKNQLSGYIPSEIMSCIKLQLLDLGNNGFSGYIPKELGRLPSLEIALNLSCNQFTGEIPFEFSNLDKLGVLDLSXNKLSGKLEVLINLQNLVSLNVSFNDFSGELPNTPFFHQLPPSDLAGNENLYFPSGVITPADSMQDSLHAKSTMTIAMTILVSVSVVLMLLGTYLLVRIHNDKVKSMEADSWEMTFYQKMEFSVEDIIQNLTPSNVIGTGSSGVVYKVTVHNGMTLAVKKMWSPEESIAFNSEIRTLSSVRHKNIVRLLGWGSNRTVKLLFYDYLPNGSLSSLLHGVSKGGAEWEARYEVILAVAHALEYLHHGCVIPIMHGDVKAMNVLLGPNMEPYLADFGLARFVNGESGHIGTSKQNHRPQYLAGSYGYIAPEHALTQHITEKSDVYSFGVVLLEVLTGRHPLDPTLPDGAHFVQWVHNHMQSTHDPVDVLDPKLRGRGDTEIHEMLQTMAVAFLCLSTRPDDRPTMKDVVAMLKEIRHMYPARSETDVLKGSISATNITPPPKKVALQGSSNCSFEFSADNVG from the exons ATGCCTGCACCCTTAAGGAATCACTATTTCACTTGTCATAATAATATTATCTTCTCTTACACCTTTCTACTTATCATAAGCTCTCTACTCTTCTTTTCTTGTTTCTGCATTGACGAGCAGGGACAAGCTCTGTTAGCATGGAGGAATTCGTTGAGTGTATCGACAAATGTTCTTCAATCTTGGAATTCTTCGGACAGATATCCCTGCAAATGGTTTGGGATATATTGCAACTCGAATGGAGATGTGGTGAAGATAATCATGAAAGCAGTGGACTTGCGAGGGCAATTGCCTTCGAATTTTCAATCCCTCAAGTTCTTGAACACTCTCATTCTTTCATCCGTGAACCTCACCGGCGCGATCCCAAAGGAGGTGGGAGACTACCATGAGCTGGTTGTGATTGATATAAGCGCTAATGCGATATCTGGGGATATTCCGGTTGAAATTTGCATGTTAAGTAAGCTGCAAGAGTTGAATCTCAATACAAATCTTTTGGATGGTAGCATTCCTTTCGAAATTGGAAATCTCTCCAGTCTTAGGAGTCTTATGCTCTTTGACAATCAGCTCAACGGCGAGATTCCGAAGAGCGTAGGGAAAATGAGCAATCTTGAGGCATTTAGAGCAGGTGGGAATCAGAATCTTAAGGGTGAGTTGCCTTGGGAGATTGGAAACTGCAGCAACTTGGTCGTGCTTGGTTTAGCTGAAACAGGAATTTCCGGTAGTTTACCGTCATCGATAGGGATGCTCAAGAAGCTACAAACAATAGCTATATACACATCTCTGTTGTCC GGTCCCATTCCAGAAAGTATTTGCAACTGCAGTGATTTGCAGAATTTGTACTtgtatcagaattcaatcacgggttcgattccaaGGCGAATAGGGGAACTCAGAATGCTTCAGAACCTACTGCTGTGGCAAAACAGCATGGTTGGCACAATCCCATGGGAGATAGGAAGCTGCAGTGATTTAAGGGTCATAGATTTGTCTGAGAATCTGCTGACAGGAAGCATACCAACCAGTTTTGGACAGGTTTCCAAGCTTGAGGAACTGCAGCTGAGTGTCAATCAATTATCAGGTACCATACCCACGGAGATAACAAACTGCGCAGCTCTGACTCATTTGGAAGTAGATAACAACGGAATTTCGGGGCAAATCCCAGCTCAGATCGGCAAACTAACAAGGTTGAATCTTTTTTTCGCCTGGAAGAACAACTTAACTGGCGGTATCCCCGAATCTTTATCTAATTGTGAGAATCTCCAAGCTCTTGATCTTTCTTACAATAAGCTCTTTGGCCCAATCCCAAGAAAGATTTTTGCATTGACAAACCTGACAAAACTGCTTTTGATTTCCAACAATTTGTCAGGATTTATACCACCTGACATTGGAAACTGTACAAATTTGTACAGATTCAGGGTAAGTGATAATAGTCTCGGGGGTACTATTCCATCAGAAATTGGAAACTTGAAAACTTTAAGTTTCCTGGATATGAGTAACAATCAACTTGAGGGGGGCATTCCTCCTTCAATTTCTGGCTGCCAAAAACTTGAGTTTCTTGATTTTCACTCTAATGCACTCACGGGACCTCTGCCAGatgagtttcccaaaaatctGCAGTTTGTGGACGTTTCAGGCAATAGGCTAACCGGTACACTCTCTCCTAAAATTGGTTCGCTAACTGAGCTAACCAAACTTAATATCGGGAAAAATCAGCTTTCTGGCTATATTCCATCTGAGATCATGTCCTGCATTAAGCTACAGTTGCTTGATCTTGGAAACAATGGTTTTTCTGGTTATATACCCAAAGAATTGGGTCGACTTCCGTCACTTGAAATTGCTCTCAACTTAAGCTGTAACCAATTTACTGGCGAGATCCCATTTGAATTTTCGAATCTTGACAAACTCGGAGTTCTCGATCTTT ACAACAAACTCTCAGGAAAGCTTGAAGTTCTCATAAACCTTCAAAACCTTGTCTCCCTTAATGTGTCGTTTAACGATTTCTCAGGTGAATTGCCGAATACCCCATTCTTTCACCAGCTGCCTCCCAGCGACCTTGCAGGTAACGAAAATCTATACTTCCCCAGTGGAGTTATCACTCCAGCAGACAGCATGCAAGATTCTTTACACGCAAAATCTACCATGACGATAGCAATGACAATCCTTGTTAGCGTCAGTGTCGTGCTCATGCTGCTAGGTACATACTTATTAGTAAGAATCCACAATGATAAAGTCAAATCCATGGAAGCTGACTCTTGGGAGATGACATTTTATCAAAAGATGGAATTCTCAGTTGAGGACATCATACAAAATCTCACACCTTCTAATGTCATTGGGACTGGAAGCTCTGGTGTCGTGTATAAGGTAACCGTTCATAATGGGATGACACTAGCTGTGAAAAAAATGTGGTCACCTGAGGAATCTATAGCGTTCAATTCTGAAATCCGGACTCTTAGTTCAGTCAGGCACAAGAACATTGTTCGACTTCTAGGGTGGGGTTCCAACCGCACagtaaaattgttgttttacgATTATCTTCCTAATGGAAGTTTGAGTTCACTTCTTCATGGTGTGAGCAAGGGTGGTGCCGAGTGGGAGGCCAGATACGAAGTCATATTGGCAGTAGCGCATGCTCTTGAGTACTTGCATCACGGCTGTGTTATCCCCATCATGCATGGTGACGTCAAAGCCATGAATGTTCTTTTAGGCCCTAACATGGAGCCATATCTTGCTGACTTTGGGCTGGCAAGGTTTGTCAATGGTGAATCTGGTCATATAGGGACTTCAAAACAGAACCACAGGCCTCAATATTTAGCTGGTTCTTATGGTTACATTGCACCAG AACATGCTTTGACACAGCACATCACAGAAAAGAGTGATGTCTACAGTTTTGGGGTCGTCCTCTTAGAGGTGCTGACAGGGAGGCACCCATTAGACCCAACACTGCCAGATGGTGCACATTTTGTTCAATGGGTTCACAACCACATGCAGAGTACGCATGACCCAGTCGACGTATTGGACCCAAAGCTAAGAGGAAGGGGTGACACCGAGATACATGAAATGCTACAAACAATGGCTGTCGCGTTTCTGTGCCTCAGCACCAGGCCGGATGATCGTCCGACGATGAAAGATGTAGTAGCGATGCTAAAAGAAATTCGGCATATGTACCCTGCGAGATCAGAGACCGACGTATTGAAAGGAAGCATATCAGCTACTAACATTACACCTCCTCCAAAGAAGGTGGCTTTGCAGGGGTCCTCTAACTGCTCTTTCGAATTCTCTGCTGATAATGTCGGATGA
- the LOC140812360 gene encoding LOW QUALITY PROTEIN: histone H4-like (The sequence of the model RefSeq protein was modified relative to this genomic sequence to represent the inferred CDS: deleted 1 base in 1 codon) — translation MSGRGKGGKGLGKGGAKRHRKVLRDNIQGITKPAIRRLARRGGVKRISGLIYEETRGVLKIFLENVIRDAVTYTEHARRKTVTAMDVVYALKRQGRTLYGFGG, via the exons ATGTCGGGCAGAGGGAAAGGTGGAAAGGGTTTGGGA AAGGGTGGAGCAAAGCGTCACCGCAAGGTTCTGAGGGACAATATCCAGGGTATCACGAAGCCAGCTATTCGACGCCTTGCTCGTCGTGGTGGAGTTAAGCGCATCAGCGGCCTAATTTACGAGGAGACTCGTGGCGTACTCAAGATCTTTCTCGAGAATGTCATCCGTGATGCTGTTACTTATACCGAGCATGCTCGCCGCAAGACGGTGACGGCCATGGATGTCGTCTACGCTCTCAAGAGGCAAGGGCGCACTCTTTACGGCTTTGGAGGTTAA
- the LOC140812359 gene encoding uncharacterized protein yields MHPLPPPPPYTPATHKQTKPSPLYQIVSSNHAKNHQGLSPEASPYSRKLRSREQPILRRPRRTNPIVWCGAILCLIFSLLLIFFGIATLIIFVAIKPRNPVFDTPVASLNAIYFDSPEILNGDIVFLANFSNPNQKLYVRFEYLYIELYFSENLIASQVLQPFSQNPGEARFLSVHLISSLVHLPLNLSLELQKQGQRNRVVYNIKGTFRVRVKLGMVHYSYWLRGNCRLEMTSPPNGVLVTHSCRTKR; encoded by the coding sequence ATGCATCCACTCCCACCGCCACCGCCCTACACACCTGCTACACACAAGCAAACAAAGCCATCTCCTCTCTATCAAATTGTCTCATCTAACCATGCCAAGAATCACCAGGGTTTGTCACCAGAGGCTTCACCATATAGTAGAAAGCTCAGATCAAGAGAGCAACCAATTCTCCGGCGACCTCGAAGGACTAACCCAATAGTATGGTGTGGTGCAATCCTGTGTTTGATATTTAGCTTACTTCTCATCTTCTTTGGTATTGCTACTTTAATCATTTTTGTTGCTATCAAACCAAGAAATCCAGTTTTCGACACTCCAGTGGCGAGTCTTAACGCTATCTACTTCGATTCCCCAGAGATTCTAAATGGTGACATAGTGTTTCTTGCTAATTTTTCGAATCCAAATCAGAAATTATATGTTAGATTTGAGTACCTGTACATTGAACTCTACTTTTCAGAGAATCTGATAGCAAGCCAAGTTCTTCAACCCTTCAGTCAGAATCCTGGAGAAGCACGGTTCTTATCGGTCCATTTGATATCAAGCTTGGTGCATCTGCCGCTAAACCTGTCTCTGGAACTTCAAAAGCAGGGGCAGAGGAACAGAGTTGTCTACAACATAAAAGGAACTTTCAGGGTTAGAGTTAAACTGGGTATGGTTCATTATTCTTATTGGTTGCGTGGGAATTGCCGATTAGAGATGACGAGCCCGCCCAATGGTGTCCTCGTAACCCACAGCTGCAGAACCAAGAGATAA
- the LOC140811344 gene encoding probable carbohydrate esterase At4g34215, with amino-acid sequence MLWYQGENDSLTRQNARLYGGRLEKFITDFRADIGMPDLPVFVVVLASGIGKYKDMIREAQMGIKLRNVISVDGKGAEMKPLDVVHISLAGAIDIGKRLASAFLYANLQFLLLASKWPRFKK; translated from the exons ATGCTTTGGTACCAGGGGGAGAATGACTCGTTGACGCGCCAAAATGCTCGACTCTATGGTGGGAGACTGGAAAAGTTTATCACGGATTTTCGAGCTGATATAGGGATGCCTGATCTTCCTGTTTTTGTG GTGGTGCTTGCAAGTGGGATCGGAAAATACAAGGATATGATACGAGAAGCTCAGATGGGAATAAAACTTAGAAATGTGATTAGCGTGGACGGGAAAGGAGCGGAGATGAAACCATTGGATGTGGTGCACATCAGCTTGGCCGGAGCCATCGATATCGGGAAGAGACTCGCTTCGGCCTTCCTCTACGCTAATCTTCAATTTCTTCTACTTGCTTCAAAG tggccTCGTTTCAAAAAGTAA